A genomic stretch from Sulfobacillus thermosulfidooxidans includes:
- a CDS encoding SDR family oxidoreductase, giving the protein MQRLTKKIAIVTGASRVNGIGTAICRELARNGADIFFTHWTRYDRQMPWFMDEDVAWSQHLMQEIRSAGVRCESTELDLSEPDAPRLLLHEVHKKLGSPSILVNNATHSVDVDFRSMTAAILDAHYHVNVRGTCLLAVEFARQIEGKHGGRIINMVSGQDKSPEPGNLAYVATKGAISSFTKSIALELAPLKITVNAVDPGPTDSGWMSHELKTLLLPKFPMGRLGEPRDAAKLIAFLASDDAEWITYWSNHSFRWWFLGLAMV; this is encoded by the coding sequence ATGCAACGATTAACCAAAAAGATTGCGATTGTGACCGGTGCGAGCCGAGTAAACGGGATCGGCACGGCCATTTGTCGTGAGTTAGCCCGAAACGGAGCTGATATCTTTTTCACGCATTGGACCAGATATGATCGCCAGATGCCCTGGTTCATGGATGAGGACGTCGCGTGGTCACAACATCTGATGCAAGAGATCCGTAGTGCGGGCGTGCGATGTGAGTCAACGGAATTGGATTTGTCGGAACCCGATGCACCCCGTTTGCTCCTCCATGAAGTTCACAAGAAATTGGGCTCTCCATCGATTCTTGTGAACAATGCAACACATTCCGTTGATGTGGATTTTCGGTCGATGACGGCGGCCATTCTCGATGCGCATTACCATGTGAACGTCAGAGGAACGTGTCTATTGGCTGTAGAGTTTGCTCGTCAAATCGAGGGTAAACATGGTGGGCGAATCATTAACATGGTATCAGGGCAAGACAAGTCCCCGGAACCCGGCAATTTGGCATACGTGGCCACGAAAGGTGCGATATCCTCTTTTACCAAATCCATCGCCCTCGAATTAGCTCCACTCAAAATTACGGTGAATGCGGTCGATCCTGGGCCGACAGACTCTGGGTGGATGAGTCATGAACTGAAAACATTGTTATTGCCTAAATTCCCGATGGGTAGACTTGGGGAACCGCGTGATGCGGCCAAGTTAATCGCATTTCTTGCGAGTGATGATGCCGAATGGATTACTTACTGGTCAAATCATTCATTCAGATGGTGGTTTCTGGGACTAGCCATGGTGTAG